In a genomic window of Sardina pilchardus chromosome 20, fSarPil1.1, whole genome shotgun sequence:
- the LOC134067783 gene encoding asialoglycoprotein receptor 1-like, with amino-acid sequence MEFSGDICRNVNEGDPSQRSLDEDENVYANQETIRTQMSTQRKKEKGEIPGAGTIETKGYRVSVVSLGLLCVLLLIVIIVIVTKHDQRDVTRERDLFQERSTNITKERNQLQLTIKNLIKQQNLLREGSTNITKERDQLQVANNNLTNERDLFQERNTKLTTENHELRDIISNLTAEKNDLMDKNRNLTAEKEKLLNTFPIPQDWIRFGYSFYYISNNETTWSDGKQQCMDRGGNLVIIDSEEEQEFISGFQKRGWIGLTDVEGPWKWLDGELLKTGYWMEGEPNDYNGKEHCAEIFPDRTPLKNWNDNMCTERNSYFCEQPLWHQ; translated from the exons ATGGAGTTTTCTGGAGATATATGTAGAAATGTTAATGAAGGTGATCCAAGTCAAAGAAGTTTGGATGAAGATGAAAATGTTTATGCTAATCAGGAAACAATCAGAACTCAGATGAGTACTcagaggaaaaaggaaaaaggagagaTTCCAG GAGCCGGTACCATAGAAACCAAAGGCTACAGAGTGTCTGTAGTGAGTCTggggctgctgtgtgttctgctgctgATCGTCATCATAGTGATAGTTACCAAACATGACCAGAGAGAcgtgaccagagagagagacctcttcCAAGAGAGAAGCACCAACATAACCAAAGAGAGAAACCAACTGCAATTAACTATCAAGAATTTGATCAAACAGCAAAACCTCTTGCGAGAAGGAAGCACCAACATAACCAAAGAAAGAGATCAACTACAGGTAGCTAACAACAATTTGACCAACGAGCGAGACCTCTTCCAAGAGAGAAACACCAAACTAACCACAGAAAATCATGAGCTGCGTGACATAATTAGTAATTTGACAGCAGAGAAGAATGATCTGATGGACAAAAACAGAAACTTGACTGCTGAGAAAGAGAAGCTGCTTAACACCTTTC CAATTCCGCAAGACTGGATACGTTTTGGTTACAGTTTTTACTACATTTCAAATAATGAGACAACTTGGAGTGATGGTAAACAACAATGCATGGATCGAGGAGGGAATTTGGTGATTATTGACAGTGAGGAGGAACAG GAATTTATCTCAGGATTTCAGAAAAGAGGGTGGATTGGTCTTACTGATGTGGAGGGACCATGGAAATGGTTAGATGGTGAATTGCTGAAAACTGG GTACTGGATGGAAGGAGAGCCAAATGACTATAATGGAAAAGAGCACTGTGCAGAGATCTTCCCTGATCGTACACCCCTGAAAAACtggaatgacaacatgtgtacTGAAAGAAACAGTTACTTTTGTGAACAACCACTGTGGCATCAGTAA